The genomic DNA CTTCTTCAGGATCTAATGTGCCGTTTGATTCTAATTCAATAACCAGCTTGTCAAGGTCTGTACGTTGCTCAACACGCGCACTTTCTACGGCGTAAGCTACACGAACGACTGGGCTGTATGTCGCATCCAATTGCAAGCGACCAATCGGTTTACTCTCGTCTTCTTCGCTGCTGCGGGCTTCTGCTGGTACGTAACCGCGACCAACAGTAACTTTCAGAGTCATGCTGACGTCTGCGCTGCTGCCCAAGTGAGCGATCACATGGTCAGGGTTAGCGACTTCAACACCATGATCAAGCTGAATATCTCCAGCGGTCAAAGTGCCTGCACCTGCTTTTTTCAAAGTAAGTGTGCACTCATCTCTTTCATGTAATTTAACAGCCACATCTTTCAGGTTGAGCAAGATTTCTTGCACATCTTCCTGAACACCTTCGATTGTGCTGTATTCATGTAATACACCGTCGATTTCTACTTCGGTGATAGCCGCGCCTGGCATAGACGACAACAGAATACGACGCAACGCATTACCTAAGGTATGGCCGAAACCACGCTCTAATGGTTCAAGCGTAATTTTAGCGCGATTTGCGTTGATTTCCTGCACATCGATGTGACGTGGTGTCAAAAACTCGTTGGCTGAACGCTGCATAGATGCCCCTATTTGCAGTGAGATTACTTAGAGTACAATTCTACAATCAAGTTTTCGTTGATATCTTGTGAAAGTTCCGCACGCTCTGGAATAGAGTTGAACTTACCTTCCATTTTCTTGCTATCAACTTCTAACCAAACAACTGCAGTACGTGATGCATTTACTTCCAAGGCATTCTTGATGCGCAATTGGGTAGTAGACTTTTCACG from Reinekea marina includes the following:
- a CDS encoding DNA-directed RNA polymerase subunit alpha, with translation MQRSANEFLTPRHIDVQEINANRAKITLEPLERGFGHTLGNALRRILLSSMPGAAITEVEIDGVLHEYSTIEGVQEDVQEILLNLKDVAVKLHERDECTLTLKKAGAGTLTAGDIQLDHGVEVANPDHVIAHLGSSADVSMTLKVTVGRGYVPAEARSSEEDESKPIGRLQLDATYSPVVRVAYAVESARVEQRTDLDKLVIELESNGTLDPEEAIRRSATILQQQVAAFVDLDHQAEAVQEKEEDKIDPILLRPVDDLELTVRSANCLKAENIYYIGDLIQRTEVELLKTPNLGKKSLTEIKDVLASKGLSLGMVLEAWPPASLKNDDKVLA